One Staphylococcus ratti DNA segment encodes these proteins:
- a CDS encoding lactate/malate family dehydrogenase: MKLGIIGVGKVGSQLLTDVQYTNLFSQIVVIDSNRERAYGEVLDHRHAQGLKSTNHIDIVSGDYDDLKDADVVVVTASVPMDAEISDRTTLTKGNIAIVENIMNRIYQVTTQPLIIFISNPVDAMTYIATQTNDYPNKKIMGTGTLLESARFRTLIADHYDIDPKNVEGFVIGEHGKNAVPVWSKVTISGMTLDEFEQLSDQPSIDKTTISQQIVKVAFDVLKSKGWTNTAISKTTIELIKSLVLNEKSILPITSLYAHQQVAISLPTRISSQGIEHVFDISLDDNERQQFEAAQSYIKATIDIKNQR, encoded by the coding sequence ATGAAATTAGGAATTATTGGTGTAGGTAAAGTTGGTAGTCAGCTTTTGACAGATGTACAATATACCAATTTATTTTCACAGATTGTAGTGATTGATTCAAACAGAGAACGCGCGTATGGAGAAGTTTTAGATCATCGTCATGCCCAAGGATTAAAATCGACAAATCATATTGATATTGTGAGCGGCGATTATGATGATTTAAAAGATGCAGATGTCGTAGTTGTCACAGCAAGTGTACCTATGGATGCTGAAATATCAGATAGAACTACATTAACTAAAGGCAATATCGCTATTGTTGAAAATATTATGAATCGTATTTATCAAGTGACCACGCAACCATTAATCATCTTTATTTCGAATCCGGTAGATGCGATGACGTACATTGCGACACAAACGAATGATTATCCGAACAAAAAAATTATGGGAACAGGAACTTTGTTAGAAAGTGCACGTTTTCGAACGTTAATTGCGGATCATTATGATATTGATCCGAAAAACGTTGAAGGTTTTGTAATTGGAGAGCATGGTAAAAATGCGGTGCCAGTGTGGAGTAAGGTCACTATATCTGGAATGACGCTTGATGAGTTTGAACAATTGTCCGATCAACCGAGCATAGATAAAACAACGATAAGTCAACAGATTGTTAAAGTTGCTTTTGATGTATTAAAAAGCAAAGGGTGGACGAACACTGCGATTTCTAAAACGACGATTGAACTGATTAAAAGTTTAGTATTAAATGAAAAATCCATTTTACCGATAACGTCTTTATATGCGCATCAACAAGTTGCTATAAGCTTACCGACACGTATCAGCAGTCAGGGCATTGAACACGTTTTTGATATTTCATTAGATGACAATGAACGTCAACAATTTGAAGCGGCGCAAAGTTATATTAAAGCTACAATTGATATTAAAAACCAACGATAG
- the nrdG gene encoding anaerobic ribonucleoside-triphosphate reductase activating protein, whose protein sequence is MSALNIVEGRGYIAKIEQHSFVDGEGVRVSLYVSGCPFQCQGCYNVAAQNFTYGEPFSETLLEEILASCEPNYITGLSILGGEPFCNVDITLKVAQAFRQKFGQRKTLWVWTGFLFEYLSRTTNKRFQLLSLIDVLIDGPFIQALYQPNLPYKGSLNQRVIDVQASLNEGKPVTYIA, encoded by the coding sequence ATGAGCGCCTTAAATATCGTTGAAGGACGCGGTTATATCGCCAAAATAGAACAACATAGTTTTGTCGATGGGGAAGGCGTGCGCGTGAGTTTATATGTTTCAGGTTGCCCTTTTCAATGCCAAGGTTGCTACAATGTCGCAGCACAAAACTTCACGTATGGCGAACCTTTTTCCGAAACATTACTTGAAGAAATTTTGGCTTCATGTGAACCGAATTATATTACGGGATTAAGCATACTAGGCGGCGAACCGTTTTGTAATGTAGATATTACGTTGAAAGTCGCACAAGCGTTTCGTCAAAAATTTGGACAACGTAAAACTTTATGGGTGTGGACGGGTTTTTTATTTGAATATTTAAGTCGCACGACAAACAAACGTTTTCAATTACTTTCTTTAATTGATGTGCTTATAGACGGCCCATTTATACAAGCATTATATCAACCCAACTTGCCGTATAAAGGCTCATTAAATCAACGTGTGATCGACGTCCAAGCCTCACTCAATGAAGGAAAACCTGTCACGTATATCGCCTAA
- the nrdD gene encoding anaerobic ribonucleoside-triphosphate reductase — MKQLEVALQGLITKDPTVVNENANKDSNTFSTMRDLTAGVVSKTYALQHLLPRRVAEAHKNGDIHFHDLDYHPFQPLTNCCLIDADSMLQHGFEIGNANVTSPKSIQTATAQLVQIIANVSSSQYGGCTVDRVDELLSTYARYNEAHHREVAEQFVKPEAIDDYVDQQVSKDVYDAIESLEYEINTLYTSNGQTPFVTLGFGLGTDELSRKIQQSILKIRIKGLGKNRMTAIFPKLVFSIKKGVNFSESDPNYDIKQLALECSTKRMYPDVLNYEALVNILGDFKAPMGCRSFLPAWQDAKGDFENNGRCNLGVVTLNLPRIAIESKGNKVAFWNGFHERMDVLHEALLYRIERVLQATPENAPILYQSGAYKYKLQEGESVAALFQHRRATISMGYIGLYEAATVFYGPNWETNPEAKAFTLDILKEMKDYQLKWTEETDIWFSIYSTPSESLTDRFCRLDYERFGAIPDVTDKGYYQNSFHYDVRKDVTPFEKIDFEKAYPQYASGGFIHYCEYPKLNHNLKALEAVWDYAYDKVGYLGTNIPIDRCYDCGYEGDFETTETGYTCPHCGNQDPKTIDVVKRTCGYLGNPVQRPVIEGRQKEICARVKHMKEPK; from the coding sequence ATGAAACAACTTGAAGTCGCTTTACAAGGTCTGATTACTAAAGATCCTACGGTAGTTAATGAGAATGCCAATAAAGATAGTAATACATTTTCAACGATGCGTGATTTGACAGCAGGTGTCGTATCAAAAACCTATGCTTTACAACATTTGTTACCCCGACGCGTGGCAGAAGCACATAAAAATGGAGATATTCACTTTCACGATTTAGATTATCACCCGTTTCAGCCATTAACCAATTGTTGCTTAATTGATGCAGACTCGATGTTACAACATGGGTTTGAGATTGGAAATGCGAATGTCACTTCTCCGAAATCTATTCAAACCGCAACGGCGCAACTCGTACAAATTATCGCGAATGTTTCAAGCAGTCAGTATGGCGGTTGTACGGTTGACCGTGTAGATGAATTACTGAGTACATATGCGCGTTACAACGAAGCGCACCATCGTGAAGTGGCAGAACAATTTGTTAAACCAGAAGCGATAGACGATTATGTGGATCAACAAGTCTCAAAAGATGTTTACGATGCGATTGAAAGTTTAGAGTATGAAATTAATACGTTATATACATCGAATGGTCAAACACCATTTGTCACATTAGGATTTGGATTAGGTACAGACGAATTGAGTAGAAAAATTCAACAATCCATTTTGAAAATACGGATTAAAGGGTTGGGCAAAAATAGAATGACTGCGATTTTCCCTAAATTGGTATTTTCAATTAAAAAAGGTGTTAATTTTAGTGAAAGTGACCCTAACTATGATATTAAACAACTTGCTTTAGAATGTTCCACAAAACGGATGTATCCAGATGTTTTAAACTACGAAGCATTGGTTAACATTTTAGGTGATTTTAAAGCGCCAATGGGGTGTCGCTCTTTTCTTCCGGCATGGCAAGATGCAAAAGGCGACTTTGAAAACAACGGCCGTTGTAACTTAGGTGTTGTCACGTTAAATCTTCCACGAATTGCGATTGAATCGAAAGGAAATAAAGTCGCATTTTGGAACGGTTTTCACGAACGTATGGATGTTTTACATGAAGCCTTGTTGTATCGCATTGAGCGTGTGCTTCAGGCCACTCCAGAAAATGCGCCGATTTTATATCAAAGCGGGGCATATAAATATAAATTACAAGAAGGAGAATCGGTAGCCGCATTGTTTCAACACCGTCGAGCAACAATTTCAATGGGCTATATCGGTCTATATGAAGCGGCAACCGTCTTTTATGGTCCGAATTGGGAAACAAACCCTGAAGCTAAAGCTTTTACACTCGATATTTTGAAAGAAATGAAAGACTACCAACTGAAGTGGACTGAGGAAACGGATATTTGGTTTAGTATCTACAGCACCCCAAGTGAATCATTGACCGACCGTTTCTGTCGCTTAGATTATGAACGATTTGGTGCTATTCCAGATGTGACGGACAAAGGCTATTATCAAAATTCGTTCCATTATGATGTAAGAAAAGACGTCACACCTTTTGAAAAAATAGATTTTGAAAAAGCATATCCACAGTATGCGAGCGGTGGATTTATTCATTATTGTGAATATCCTAAGTTGAATCATAATTTAAAGGCACTTGAAGCGGTATGGGATTATGCTTACGACAAAGTAGGTTATTTAGGAACGAATATTCCAATTGACCGCTGCTATGACTGTGGATATGAAGGAGATTTTGAAACGACAGAAACAGGCTATACTTGCCCACATTGTGGTAACCAAGATCCTAAAACGATCGATGTAGTAAAACGAACATGCGGTTATTTAGGTAATCCTGTTCAACGCCCTGTAATTGAAGGACGTCAAAAAGAAATTTGTGCACGTGTAAAACATATGAAGGAACCGAAATAG